The Thermodesulfobacteriota bacterium genome includes the window TGACGGTCGGGATGTCGTCTTTCCCGACGTAGATCCGCCGGCCCGGCCGGCTCATGCGGCGCATCCCCTTGATGGCGTATCCCGCCTCGGGGGTCGACTTGAGGGTGATCTTCAGCCGGCTGACGTTCTGCTCGCTGACGACCCGGTACCCCTTGATGAACCCTTCCTCTTTCAGGATCTGGGCGATGTTCTGGAGGACGCCGCTGGCCGGGATCTCGAGCTGGTCGGACCGGGACATCTGGGCGTTCCGGACGCGCGCCAGGAGATTCGAAATGTGGTCGTTGATCGCCATGACCCCCCCCTACCAGCTCGCCTTGACCACGCCGGGGAGCTCGCCCTTCAGGGCGAGGTCCCGCAGGCAGATCCGGCAGAGCTGGAACTTGCGGTAGAAAGCGCGCGGGCGGCCGCAGCGCGGGCACCGGTTGTATTTCCGGACCTTGAACTTCGGGGTCCGCTTCGCCTTCGCGATGAGCGATTTCTTTGCCAACGTCGGGTCTCCTCTCTACCGCCCGGAATCAGGCCCGGAACGGCATCCCCAGGAGCTTCAGGAGCTCCAGTCCTTCCTCGTCGGTCTTCGCCGTGGTGACGATCGTGATGTTCATCCCGCGGATCTTGTCGATCTTGTCGTAGTTGATCTCGGGAAATATGA containing:
- the rpsH gene encoding 30S ribosomal protein S8 → MAINDHISNLLARVRNAQMSRSDQLEIPASGVLQNIAQILKEEGFIKGYRVVSEQNVSRLKITLKSTPEAGYAIKGMRRMSRPGRRIYVGKDDIPTVKNGFGVAIVSTSKGVMTGEKAKKLSVGGELLCEVW
- a CDS encoding type Z 30S ribosomal protein S14 encodes the protein MAKKSLIAKAKRTPKFKVRKYNRCPRCGRPRAFYRKFQLCRICLRDLALKGELPGVVKASW